A genome region from Triticum aestivum cultivar Chinese Spring chromosome 2B, IWGSC CS RefSeq v2.1, whole genome shotgun sequence includes the following:
- the LOC123046213 gene encoding protein WHAT'S THIS FACTOR 9, mitochondrial, translating into MQKVRLKWVKNRGLDHIIDRTTSIRASCLMLDYLARQPSSPVPARALARFQKPLGLTVPVLRFLRRHPTLFAEQPHPRFPTLPAFSLTSASDILLARLARASAVDSHLRLARLLLLTRSRSLPLASILPLRFDLGLPYDFASSFPSSHPDLFAVSNNHISLSTSRLPDDIAISSLQRRHAEAITGATYRDLSRPPSSSHAPLAFPMRFPRGYGGMKKVKAWMDDFHRLPYISPYDDASGIDPDSDIYEKRNIGLLHELLGLMVHKMVRRNAIRLLREELGLPHKFTRLFTRYPGVFYLSLKCKTTTLVLREGYERGKLVEKHPLAAVRDKVQYVMRTGVLYRGKGLSKLVLDEDDDEEEGTLDGDEEFQGEGMDEDADVECFGMEIVDDDGPGNDDYDERDSYD; encoded by the coding sequence atgcAGAAGGTGCGGCTCAAGTGGGTGAAGAACCGCGGGCTGGACCACATCATCGACCGGACCACCTCCATCCGCGCGTCCTGCCTCATGCTCGACTACCTCGCCCGCCAGCCGTCGTCCCCGGTGCCGGCCCGCGCCCTCGCGCGCTTCCAGAAGCCGCTCGGCCTCACCGTCCCCGTGCTCCGCTTCCTCCGCCGCCACCCGACCCTCTTCGCCGAGCAGCCGCACCCGCGCTTCCCCACCCTCCCCGCCTTCTCCCTCACCTCCGCCTCCGACATCCTCCTCGCGCGCCTCGCCCGCGCCTCCGCCGTCGACTCCCACCTCCGcctcgcgcgcctcctcctcctcacccgctCCAGGTCGCTCCCGCTGGCCTCCATCCTCCCGCTCCGCTTCGACCTCGGCCTGCCCTACGACttcgcctcctccttcccctcctcccacCCCGACCTCTTCGCCGTCTCCAACAACCACATCTCGCTCTCCACCTCCCGCCTCCCCGACGACATCGCCAtatcctccctccagcgccgccacgcCGAGGCCATCACCGGGGCGACCTACCGCGACCTGTCCCGTCCGCCGTCCTCGTCGCATGCCCCCCTCGCGTTCCCGATGCGGTTCCCGCGTGGGTACGGAGGGATGAAGAAGGTCAAGGCCTGGATGGACGATTTCCACCGGCTACCTTACATCTCGCCGTATGATGATGCCTCAGGGATCGACCCTGACAGCGACATCTACGAGAAGAGGAACATTGGTTTGCTGCATGAGTTGCTCGGGCTGATGGTGCACAAGATGGTCCGGAGGAATGCGATCCGTTTGCTCCGCGAGGAGCTTGGCCTGCCTCACAAGTTCACGAGGTTGTTTACAAGGTATCCTGGAGTGTTCTACCTGTCGTTGAAGTGCAAAACGACGACGCTCGTGCTTCGCGAGGGGTACGAGAGGGGGAAGCTTGTGGAGAAGCACCCCCTCGCGGCGGTGAGGGACAAGGTACAGTATGTGATGCGCACTGGCGTGTTGTACCGTGGGAAGGGCTTGTCCAAGCTGGTTTTAGACGAAGATGACGATGAAGAGGAGGGTACACTGGATGGAGATGAGGAGTTTCAAGGAGAGGGGATGGATGAGGATGCTGATGTTGAGTGCTTTGGAATGGAGATTGTGGATGATGACGGGCCTGGCAATGATGATTATGATGAACGCGATAGTTACGATTGA
- the LOC123046212 gene encoding uncharacterized protein → MAHIHVESMQTAVPTRVALERGRTLPIAVTGLPIAAAELQHRFRAVLYYRDRLEGEAMAQLEQAAWVQESLSEALADHPKMAGRLWRRHAGGGEGPWDWDVKLCDAGVRLLMASMDTTLTAFLEMEDRESKEPALALWTDVEAKDPEKCSPFVMQLTRFQGGGYAIGACCSLLHTDPLSFINFLKSWARTHAQLRAQNKLVPNQMIKYTRYFRNPGAATRRLRSTPLVSVAGDAATTVLFRVVGDAPGRRALAEACVAQASEKLGVEKPTRFTVLAGDGLGGLNVLRSCAGCDGETTTTPPPPGHLLRDACWQEAGLEEAMLDGYKPVHVSCSIVSPGAEEGIVVVMQAGAGAELLISATVPSRK, encoded by the exons ATGGCGCATATCCACGTCGAGTCCATGCAGACCGCCGTCCCGACGCGCGTCGCGCTGGAGCGCGGGCGGACGCTGCCCATCGCCGTGACCGGGCTGCCCATCGCGGCCGCGGAGCTGCAGCACCGGTTCCGCGCGGTGCTTTACTACCGCGACCGGCTGGAGGGCGAGGCGATGGCGCAGCTGGAGCAGGCCGCGTGGGTGCAGGAGTCTCTCAGCGAGGCGCTGGCCGACCACCCGAAGATGGCCGGGCGGCTGTGGCGGCGGCACGCTGGCGGCGGCGAAGGGCCGTGGGATTGGGACGTAAAGCTCTGCGACGCCGGCGTGCGGCTGCTCATGGCGTCGATGGACACGACCTTGACCGCGTTCCTGGAGATGGAGGACCGCGAGAGTAAGGAGCCGGCGCTGGCGCTCTGGACGGACGTGGAGGCCAAGGACCCCGAGAAGTGTTCCCCTTTCGTCATGCAG TTGACGCGGTTCCAGGGCGGCGGCTACGCCATCGGCGCGTGCTGCAGCCTGCTCCACACCGACCCGCTGTCTTTCATCAACTTCCTCAAGTCGTGGGCGCGGACGCACGCGCAGCTACGGGCGCAGAACAAGCTCGTTCCCAACCAGATGATAAAGTACACGCGCTACTTCCGGAACCCAGGCGCCGCCACGAGGCGTCTCAGGTCCACCCCCCTCGTCTccgtggccggcgacgccgcgacCACCGTGCTTTTCAGGGTCGTCGGCGATGCGCCAGGCCGCCGCGCACTAGCCGAGGCGTGCGTCGCGCAGGCCAGCGAGAAGCTGGGGGTTGAGAAGCCGACGCGGTTCACGGttctcgccggcgatggcctggGAGGGCTGAACGTCCTGCGCTCCTGCGCGGGGTGTGACGGGGAgacgacgacgacgccgccgcctccGGGTCACCTGCTTCGGGACGCGTGCTGGCAAGAAGCCGGTCTCGAGGAGGCCATGCTGGATGGGTACAAGCCCGTGCACGTCTCGTGCAGCATCGTCTCGCCGGGTGCCGAGGAGGGCATTGTCGTCGTGATGCAGGCAGGGGCCGGCGCCGAGCTCTTGATCAGTGCGACTGTTCCGAGCAGGAAGTGA